The Plectropomus leopardus isolate mb chromosome 7, YSFRI_Pleo_2.0, whole genome shotgun sequence genome window below encodes:
- the sult2st3 gene encoding sulfotransferase family 2, cytosolic sulfotransferase 3: MSSNECIDFHGLLLPPTAHSAESLKYAQSFSVKDSDVFAVTYPKSGTIWMQEILPLLLNGGDLTPIQTIPNWDRVPWLEQGRLAVVVDQLPSPRALVTHFPCHLMPPSFHTSKAKVIYVMRNPMDILVSSYYFHQMAEFLKDPGTFDTFVDKFLEGRVMFGKWTDHVKSWRGTDLGDRIMYVTYEEMTQDLPAALRRMSDFLGRNLSEGTIQKIAEHCSFKAMKNNNMSNLSLVPKMYMDSDKSPFLRKGVAGDWKNHFSPEQLARFTSAIRKELENESFTLPWSLD; encoded by the exons ATGTCTTCCAACGAGTGCATTGACTTCCACGGCCTTCTCTTGCCCCCTACGGCTCACAGTGCGGAGAGCCTGAAGTATGCCCAAAGTTTCTCTGTGAAAGACTCCGATGTGTTTGCTGTGACTTACCCCAAGTCAG gtACAATCTGGATGCAAGAGATCCTCCCACTGCTGCTGAATGGGGGCGATCTGACGCCGATCCAAACCATTCCTAACTGGGACAGGGTCCCCTGGCTGGAGCAGGGAAGACTGGCAGTGGTTGTGGATCAGCTGCCTTCTCCACGGGCGCTGGTCACTCATTTTCCCTGCCACCTCATGCCCCCATCCTTCCACACCTCCAAAGCCAAG GTAATCTATGTCATGAGGAACCCTATGGACATCTTGGTGTCTTCATACTACTTCCATCAGATGGCCGAATTCCTTAAGGATCCAGGAACCTTTGATACATTCGTGGACAAATTTCTTGAGGGCAGAG TGATGTTTGGAAAGTGGACAGACCATGTGAAGAGCTGGAGAGGCACAGACCTGGGAGACAGAATAATGTACGTCACATATGAAGAAATGACTCAG GACCTGCCTGCAGCTCTCAGGCGCATGTCTGATTTCCTGGGCCGTAATCTGAGTGAAGGAACCATCCAGAAGATAGCAGAACACTGCTCCTTCAAGGCCATGAAGAACAACAACATGTCCAACTTGAGCCTGGTCCCTAAGATGTACATGGACTCAGACAAATCTCCATTCCTCAGGAAAG GTGTTGCGGGAGACTGGAAAAACCATTTCAGCCCAGAGCAGCTGGCCAGATTCACATCGGCCATTCGCAAAGAGCTGGAGAACGAGAGCTTCACTCTGCCATGGAGCCTGGATTGA